CGGGCGCGGGCAAGACCACCCTGCTGGAGAAGACGCTCGAGCACTTCAAGGGTGCGATCCGCTTCGGCGTGGTCGAGGGCGACATCGAGACCGCCATCGACGCCGACCGGCTGCGCGGCTTCGGCGCCCAGGTGTCCCTGCTCAACACGGGCAACGGCTTCGGCGGTGAGTGCCACCTCGACGCCCCGATGGTCTCCCGCGCGCTCGAGGGGCTCGACCTTTCCGCCCTCGACACCGTGCTCATCGAGAACGTCGGCAACCTCGTGTGCCCGGCGGAGTTCGAGGTGGGCGAGCACAAGAAGGTCATGATCGCCTCGGTCACCGAGGGCGAGGACAAGCCGCTGAAATATCCGGTCATGTTCCGCAGCGTGGAGGTCGTGGTGATCAACAAGATCGACCTTCTGCCGTACCTCGACTTCGACCTCGAGCTGTTTAAGAAGAACATCCGCCAGGTCAACCCCGGGGCGACCATCTTCGAGGTGTCCACCAAGACCGGGGAGGGGCTCGACGGGTGGTACGAGTGGGTGGCAGCCCAATCCGGGGGTACCCAGGGTGTTTAACACCATAGTCGGGCAGGAGCCCGCGCCCGAATGTCGCCTCCCAGAGTAACGTGGATTTATATCTGGGAAGCGTCAGGTGACACCCCGGGCCACGGATTCTTAAGGTCCAGAACCCGCAGGTCACGGCCCTTAAGAGATAAGCGCCCGCGGTGCGGGTGCCCGTCGTATGCGGGGCGCAACTTCGCTTCCTCACAACGTGGATATCGAGTGAGAAAACTTACAGAGGAAAGCGAAGTTCAATGGATATTCCGGGAACCTGGGGCAACGGAACTCTCATCGAGAATCTGGAGCGCAAGGGGGTCAGCCGCCGCGACTTCATGAAGATGTGTTCGGGGCTCGCCGCGATCTTCGCGGTCGGCGCCCCGCTGGCCTCCAAGGCGGAGGCCCAGGAGGCCACCAAGATCGCCGACGCGCTCGGCAGCGTCACCAAGCCCAACGTCGCCTGGCTCCAGCTGCAGGAGTGCACCGGCTGCATGGAGTCGGTTCTGCGCTCCGGCGCCAGCACCATCGAGGACCTCGTCCTCAACCAGCTCTCGGTGAACTACAACGAGCTGGTCATGGCCGCCTCCGGCGAGGCCGCCGAGCAGGCGCTCAAGGAGCTCAACGAGCAGCCGCACATCCTCGTAGTCAACGGCTCGGTCTCCCTGGCCGAGGACGGCGTCTACTGCATGATCGGCGGCAAGACCTCCAAGGAGGTCCTCGAGGAGGCGGCCAAGAACGCCACCGCCATCCTCGCTGTCGGCGCCTGCGCCGTCTACGGTTCGGTCCAGGCGGCCCGCCCTAACCCCACCCACGCGGTCGGCGTGGACGAGATCATCAAGGACAAGCCGGTCATCAACGTCTCCGGCTGCCCGCCGATCGGCGAGGTCATCACCGCCACCATCAGCTACATCCTCACCCACGGAGACACCCCCGACGTGGATGCCGAGGGTCGTCCGCTGTTCGCCTACGACCAGCGCATTCACGACTCCTGCCCGCGCCGCGCCCACTTCGACGCCGGCCAGTTCGTCCGCACCTTCGACGACGAGGGCGCCCGCAACGGCTGGTGCCTCTACGAGGTTGGCTGCAAGGGTCCGTCGACGTTTAGCCCGTGCCCGATCATCCAGTGGAACATGAAGACGGGCTGGCCGATCGGCGCGGGCCACCCGTGCATCGGCTGCACCGAGAAGGACTTCTTCGACCGGTTCACGCCCTTCTACTCCGAGCTGCCGGACGTGCGCGGCTTCGGCGTGGAGTCCACGGTGAAGAAGGTCGGCTGGGGCTTGGTCGGCGTGGCGGCCGCGGGCGTGGCCGCCCACGGCGGGCTCACCATGCTCAACGAGATCAAGGTGCGAAAGGCCAACGGCGACCTCGAGACACTCGAGGCCTACGCGGGCAACGAAAGCGACCATCCCACCCCTCCGACGAAGGCGACAGAGCAGTAACCCCTGGCGTCGACAAGCGAAACGAAAGTAGACAAAGATGGCTGAAAGAATTGTTGTCGACCCGCTGACCCGCATCGAGGGGCACCTGCGCATCGAAATGGAGGTCGACGGCGGAGAGATCAAGGAGGCGTGGAGCGAGGCCACGCAGTTCCGCGGGATCGAGACGATCGTCCAGGACCGCGACCCGCGCGACGTGTGGGCCTTCGTCGGACGCATCTGCGGCGTGTGCACCGCGACCCACTCGGTGGCGTCGATCATCGCGGTCGAGGACGCGATCGACACGCAGATCCCCAAGCAGGCGCAGCTCGTGCGCGACCTGCTGCTAGCCGCCCAGGAGGTCCACGACCACGTCGTGCACTTCTACCACCTGCACGCCCTCGACTGGGTGAACGTGGCCTCGGCCGCGAAGGCGGACCCGCAGAAGGCCGTGGACTTCGCGCACTCGATCGGCTCGACGTGGAAGGGCAACAGCCTCGAGAACTTCACCAAGGTCAAGGAGACGGTGCAGGGCATCCTCGACTCCGGCCAGCTGTCGATCTTCACCGGCGGCTACTGGGATCACCCCGACTACCGGCTCCCACCGGAGGCCAACCTCATGGCCGTGAGCCATTACCTCGACGCGCTGCAGTTCCAACGCTCGATCATCCGCATCACCACGGTCTTCGGCGGCAAGAACCCGCACCCGAACTTCCTGGTCGGCGGCATGGCCTGCTCGATCGACCCGGAGAAGTCCGAGACCGTCAACCAGGTTCGCTTGGACGAGATCCAGGGCTGGGCCGAGGAGATCGAGAACTTCGTCACCGGCTGCTACCTACCCGACGCGCTGGCAATCATGGGTGTGTACAAGGACTACTTCGAGATCGGCAAGTCGGCTGACACCTTCCTCGCGGTGGGCATGGCCGGCGCGGCCATCCGCGGCGACAACCTCGAGCGCTCCATGTCCTACGGCCACCCGGAGGTCACCCCGGGCGTCATCCTCGACGGCGACTACACGCAGCTGCACCCGCTGGAGGCGGACAAGATCAAGGAGTTCGTCGCCTCCTCGTGGCTCGACTACTCGGTCGGCAACGACGAGGGGCTTGAGCCCAGCCAGGGCGAGACCACCCCGAACTACACCGGCCCGAAGCCGCCGGTGACGTGGCTGGCAGACAACAAGGAATACACCTGGTCCAAGGCCCCGCGCTACGACGGCCGCCCCACCCAGGTCGGCCCCGTCGCCCGCGTCCTTCTGGCCTACCTGCAAAACGAACCGGAGACCAAGAAGATCGTCGACGACGCCTTCGCCAAGCTCGGCATCACCGTGGAGAAGATGAACTCCACCGGCGGCCGCACGCTCGCCCGCGCGGTCGAGGCCGCGACGGCGTCGACGAACCTTCTCAACACGCTGCTGCCGGAGTTCATCAAGGGCATCAAGGAGGGCGACTTCGACGTCTTCAACCCGAAGAAGTGGGAGCCGGGGTCCTGGCCGAAGGAGTCCAGCGGCTTCTCCATGATCGAGGTCGCCCGCGGCACGCTCAGCCACTACGTGACCATCAAGGACGAGAAGGTCGCCCGCTACCAGGCCGTGGTTCCGTCCACCTGGCTATCTGGCGGACGCGACGCCGAGGGCAAGCGCGGCCCCTACGAGGAGGCGCTGGCCGGCGGCGGGCACCCGCTGGAAAACCCCAAGGAGCCCCTGGAAGTCCTGCGAACCATCCACTCCTTCGATCCATGCATGTCGTGCGCCGTGCACCTTATGGATACGGAGGGCGAGGAGCTGTTTAAGGTGATGACACAATGACCACCCAGGTACCCGCCCCGCAAGGCGCGCCCAATAACCCGCCCAACCAACCGCCCAAAGACCAACCCGTCCTCTCCGTCATCTCCAGCTTCCCGGTCGACGTCTACGGCCAGGAGACCCTCATCCGGCTCGCCTCGATGAGCCCCGAGGGCTCCACCGACCCGATCGACCTCGCGCTGCGGCGGACCACGGACCAGACGCTCGTCCCGGAGTCCTTCGACCCGGGCTCCGCGCAGCGCCCGTTCTCGATCGCCGCGGTGCTCAACGCCTACGTGCGCTCCGGCCGCCTCAACCTGTCGGTCATGCGCGGCGACCTCGATGCCGTCATCGCCGCGTCGAAGTCGACCCGCGAGCAGAAGGTGCTGGCGAGAAAGCACGCCAAGTCAATGGAGAAGGTCGGGCGCCGCACGGTGGCCGTGGCCATCGCGGACCTCGACTCCGAGGAGCCCGGCCAGTACCAGCTCGCCGGGGTCTTGAGCTTCGGCGTCTGCGAGCGCCGCACCCGCCTCGCGCCCACGCACCCCGGCTACACCCGCGTGGAGCTGTGGCCGCGCGCCCTGCGCTTCCAGCACTGGCTGAACGTGCTGCTGATCATCGCCTTGTCCTTTACGGGCTACTACATCATGGACCCGTTCTTCGGGCCCAACGCCTCCCAGGACACCGGCTTCCTCATGGGCACCATCCGCTTCATCCACATCGCCTCCGGCATCGGCTGGATCGCGCTCGGGCTGTGGCGCCTGTCGCTGACGGTCTTCGCCAAGGAGCGGCAGATGCGCTGGCGCTCGCTGTGGCCGATCTACAACAAGCAGGACCTCAAGAACCTGCTGGGCACGGCGCAGTTCTACATGTTCATCAAGCGTGAGGGCCCGCAGTACGTCGGCCACAACGGCCTGCAGCAGCTGACCTACACGGGCATCTACGCCCTCTGCATCGTGCAGATGCTCACCGGCCTTGCCCTCTACGGCCTTTACGAGCAGGGCAACTGGTTCTTCCACCTGGTCAGCTACCCGGTCCACTGGTTCGGTATCCCCGGCATCCGCCTCTTCCACGCCGTTGTCATGTTCATCATCTGGGCGTTCGTGGTCATCCACGTCTACCTCGCCTTCCGCGCCGACAACCTGGAAGATCACGGCGGCGTGTCCTCCATGATCAACGGCGCCGTCTGGCTGCCCACCGGTTCCATGCCCGTCGACGCGTCCGAGATCGAATAGCGTGGACGGCATCACAGTCATCGGCATCGGCAACCCCATCATGACCGACGATGGGGTTGGCCTTGCCGTTTTAGCCAAGCTTGTCGACGCCAAGGTGCCCGGCGTGAAGTACATCGACGGCGGCACATCCGGCATGGAGATCCTGCCTGACATCCAGGACGCCACCAGGCTGCTGGTCTTGGACGGCATCAAAGACCCCGACGAGCCCCCGGGCACCGTCTTGGTCCTCGAGGGTGACCAGCTCCCGCGCCTGCGCAAGAGCGCGCTCTCGCCGCACCAGGTGGGCCTTCTGGACCTGCTGTCCACGGCGCGCCTTCTCGGCTCGGAGCCCGAGGAGGTCGTGGTCGTGGGCGTGGTGGCACAGGACGTGGAGCTCCACGTGGGCATGACTGAGAAGGTTGCGGCCGCGGTGCCTGTGGCCGTCGATAAGGCAAAAAAGGTACTGGCCAGCTGGACGAGCTAGAAAGACGCGAAAACGCCCCTCTACCTGCGCGGTAGGAGGGGCGTTCGGCGTTTTTGCCTAGCGGCGGCGGGCGACGCGACCGATCATGGTGGCGAGGCCTGCGAGGATAAACAGGGCGGCTAGCAGGACCAGGGACCAGACGTTGGCGCCGGTGTTGGCCAGGCGCTTGGCGACGCTAGTGGAAGCCGGCGCGGAGGCAGCCTGTGCGGCGGCGGCCTGAGTGGTGCCAGCTGCAGGAGCGGCGGCTGCAGCGGCAGCGACCGGGGTGGTGGTGCCGGCGGTGGTGCCGGTTGCGGTCTGTGCACCGGTTGCGGTGGTGGCGTTCGTTCCGGTGGTGTCGGTGGTGTTACCGGAGGAGGTCGAGGACGCCGAGGAAGCGGAGGAGCCAGCGAGGGCGGCGAGCACGCCACCGACGACGGCAGCACCCACGACCAGCTTCGCGGCATCAGCGGCACTGGAACCGGAAGAACCGGCGCTGGAGCCGGACGACAGAGCGGCGGAACCGAGGGCAGAAGACGCCAGCGGGGCGCTGGAGCCGGAAGAACCGTTGCTGGAGCCGGAGGACAGCGGCAGGACGGAGGAGCCGTCGCTGGACTCGGCTGCGTGCTTCGGGGTGTAAGAAGATCCGTCGGAAGAGCCGGAGGACAGCGCAGACGAGAGGGCAACCGGACCCAGAATGGAGGAGCTAGCGTTAGAGTCGGCGAGGTGCTTCGGGGTCGAGGAGCTATCGCTCGAGCCGGAGGACAGCGGCAGGACGGAGGAGCCGACGCTGGACTCAGCCAGGTGCTTCGGGGAAGAAGAACCGTCGCTAGGGCCGGAGGACAGCGCGGAAGAGCCGAGCGCGGAAGACAACCCGAGCGGCAGAAGAGCGTCGGAGGACCCGTCGCTCGACGTGGAGGAGTTGCTCGACACGGAAGGAACGGAGCTGCCCGCGTGAGTGCCCTCGGAGCTGCCCACGGAGGACAACGGCGCGGAGGAACCCTCAGCAGAGCCCTTATCGGCGCTGCTGGAGCCCGAGGAGAGAGCCGAAGAACCGGGGAGCGCGGAGGAGCCATCGCTGGAACCAGACGAAAGCGCGCTCGAACCCAGGGCAGAGGAGCCCACGGCGGAAGACAGCGCGAGCGGCACGGCCACAGCTGCGGCGCCAGAGGACAGGGCAGCACCCGGTAGCGCGGAGGACAGAGCCGAGCTCGAGGCGCCGGAAGACAGCACGCCATCGGCAGCGGCAGAAGCAACGGAGGAGAGCGCGGCGTCAGCGGCGCTGGATCCGAGGTCAGAGGAAAGCGCGCTCGAGCCAAGATCAGAAGACAATGCGGGGGCAGCAGCGGAGGCGGCGCCGTCGCTCGACAGCGCGGACGAGCCGGAGGAGAGCGCGGCATAAGCGGCAGTATCGGAGGAAAGGCCGAGCTCAGAGGAGAGGCCAGACTCAGAAGACGGGCCCGACTCGGAAGAAAGACCGGAGTCCGAAGACAGACCCAGCTCGGAAGACGCCTGGACAGAATCGTTGGTGTCGGAGGAAAAGTCCTTCAGATCCGAGGAGAGGTTGATCGCGTCGACGGCCTTGTCAGTGTCGGAATCCTGGCCGGAGGTCGTCGTTTCTCCCGTGTTCGATTCATAGGTGGACCCATCGGAGGTCGAGGTGCCCGTGGACTCCGAGCCCGTGGACTCTGAACCAGTCGTGTCCGTACCGGTGGTGTCGGTCGGGGTGCAGTGCGGGTTTCCGTTTACGGTGTTGCCGTTGCCGCTGTTGTTGCACACGGAGTTGGTAGACGTGTCATTGTGCGTCGCGCTGTCTTGCTCGGTGTTGGTGATCGTGTTATCGCCGCTCGGGGTCGCGCTGGCGACACCAGTGATGAAGGGCGTAACCATGAGGCCGGTACCGAGGGAAATCGACAAGAAAGCTGAACCAACCCGAGATCGGGTTTTTCGGGGATACATGTGCATTCCTCCAAGAAGACAAACATTACATAGGTAGCTCGACGTCCCCGCTGTCCGCCCAAAAAGCAAAAACAGGAAAACTTGCGCAACCCCGTATGACCGGCATCGCTTCGCAAATGTCGAGGTTGCTTAAGTATTCTAGCAGCCTTTCTTAAGGTAGGGGAGCCTTACTATTAGCTCGTTATGTTGGAGTGTGCTGGTAGAATGCTGTATTTGTTGAGAATATATTCCTACTTATTCAAAATATCTAGCACGAAATGGGCGCTATGTTAAGAATGGTTTTTAGCCTGGTTTGCTATGGGCATGCGCCAGATTTTCATGTTGGCGGGATTGAAGGTTGACATTTCTTGGATTTGTGTCTGGTTTGCAGCATGCTTTTCGACGCTTCGCTGAACGTCAAAATTACAAGGTGAAGCCGCCCCCCTGCCTTGCCAACTTCTCGGTTAGCGCGTTGCAAAGATCTGATAGTGGACGCGAAAGGTGGGCATCAGTTCGAAACGAGACGTGGAGGCATAAACGAAATTCGATTCTCGCAGCGCGCAAATCGGGGCACGGGGCTATGGATCGGAACCGATTCATAGTTTGAATTTCCCTGTGAGCGCAGTCTGTTGGGTGGCGAAAAGAATTGACAGAAAGTTGACAGGCTCTGGGGGTGGTGAAGTGAGCAGAACCACCAAAAGATTGACGCAACCTATAATTTTGGGGGCAAAATCAGGTTTAGAGCGTCCGAAACCTTGGAAGTTTCCTTGGCTACTTACTCGACATCGATCCACGCTAATGAGAACTCTTGTCCCCTTCTCAGATCGGCGGTGGGGGTGCCACACACGGGGCAGGTCAGGGCGAAATACTCGTCGATTTCCTGCTCGCTATCGCAGGTGGGGCACCACACGGTGGCTTCAACCTCTTCGATGTCGAGGCTCGCACCGTCACAGACCGTCCCTGCCTGCGCGATTGGCCACGATGCCTCTAGCGCGTCGACAAGCACCCCAGATCGCTTCCCGACGATCAAGCCTACGGCCCGAACCGATCGACCCTGAGCAACCTCATCGACCTTGGAGACGACCCCGTTGAGAAGCGACAATTCGTGCATACCACCAGTGTATGCCCTGCTGGTAAGCCCCAGTAATCGAGTCCTAGCTGGAGATAGGCGAGCTTCATGTACGTCCACATCGAGGCCGATGGACGCGGGGTAGTGATCATCGGTTAAGCAGATTATCGACGCGGAAATTGTGGCTGGATTCTCTTGAGCGGCAGCGAGAAGCCCGAGTAGTACTCAGAAAACAAAAATTCGGTGTGAGCACAATTTGTGCTCACACCGAATGAAGAGATTCTAGGCGATTGCCCAGAAACTAGTTATGCCTTGCGGGACGCAAAAAGGGCAGCGCCACCGGCGGCTGCGATCAGCGCGCCGAGCAGGATGATCATCCAAGCGTCGACACCGGTGTTGGCCAGCTTCTTCGGAGCGCTCTTGGCGTCCGCAGCAGGCTTTGCGTCGGCGGCCTTTGCGCCAGCAGCAGGCTTGGAAGCAGCAGCCTTGCCATCAGCGGCAGGCTTTCCACCCTGCGCTGCTGCGCCAGCGTTGTCGCCGGCCGGGGCCTGGTTGCCGTTAGCGGCCGGGGCCTGGTTGCCGTTGCCCTCAGCAGGCGCTGCCGGGTTCTGGGTGGCAGCGCCAGCCTGGGAAGAAGTCGAGGAAGCGGAGGAGCCTGCGATGGCTGCGAGAACGCCACCGATAACTGCGGCACCAATGACGAGCCCGGCAACGTCGGAGGAGCCAACGCCGCTGCTCAGCGTAGCGCTGCCGAGGCCAGAGCCAAGGGCACTGCCGTCGGAGGAACTGCTACTCAGTGCGCTGCTGATGAGGTTTGATCCTATTTTCTTTTCTAGGGCCCCGAAGTGTGGGCAATTGGATAAATAGGATTGGGAGTTTGGGGGTAAGGATTGGGGGTAAATATTTTGATCCCAAAAATGGAATGACGTTCCACTTAGCAAACGATAGAGCCCAAAATGCCCGGCGTCGCACATTATTAGTGTGATGCCGGGCTTGGAGGCGGGTTATTTATGCACGCCTGCGCGCGATCGCGAGCGATGCGCCACCTGCCAGGGTGAGCATGACGGCCAGAAGGAGAAGGTCGGAGGCTTCAACGCCAGTGTTGGCCAGCTTCTTCGGTGCCTGGGCCGCTGTCGGAGCGGTGGCGGCAGCGGCAGGCTTGGCCGGGGCTGCCTTCGCCGGAGCTTCGGCGGCAGGGGCTGGCTTCTCGGCAGCTGGCTTTTCAGCGGCGGGCTGTGCCGGAGCCTGCTGGGCAGGCGCTTGCTGAGCCGGGGCCTGCTGGGCGGGAGCCTGCTGCGAAGAATTCGAGCTGGCGGAGCTTGCGGCGGAGCCAGCAATGAGGGCGGAACCGACCACCAGGGGAACGATGAGGCCGCTCGAGCCGGAGCTGGAACCTTCAGAGCTCAGCTCGGAGCTGGTTCCCACTGCGGAGCCAACGGTGGAGCTGGTGTCGTCATCGGAGCTCAGGTTGGAGCTGATGACGGAGCTGGAATCGTCGAAGGAGCTGGAGCTGGAGTCGATGGGGATGTCGGGAACGACGTCCGGCTCGTCGAGGCACTTGTCCACGAGCCCATCGGGCATGGGGTTCTTCAGGTGCCACTTGCCATCGTTGCCGTTGTGCTCGTAGCAGTACGGCTTAAGTGATACGGGGGCTCCCGGCTTTGCGGCGTTCGCGCTCGGGGCCAAGAGCAGGCCAGCGCCGAGTGCGAGGGCGGCGGCCGAAGCGCCAATGCGGCGGCTCATCTTCTTGGTGGACATTTCATTACTCCTGGTTTGAGTGGGAAATGTCGACTACCTTCGCTGCCGTCCTCAGGTGAACTCAGGTGCGGCCGAAAAGCGGTCGACGAGGGGAATAGGGATCCGTTAACAACTCAAGCGCTTGCCCTCAACTTAGCAAGGTTGAGGTGCGAAAAGGGCTGTCGCGGAAGATTGTGAAAATTGCGACGATCTGGGAAGGGATTGAGAAACTGATAGCGGTAACGCCCATCCGCTATCGAAAATTTGGCACAAAGCCCGTGTTAAGGGGGCGAATTGATGAAAATGAATAGCTAAGAGAGTTCTTAAAGAAGGGGCGAAAATGCCCATCATTAGGGGGTGATTTTGTGAAAGTAGCAATGTTTATAAGATTCGATATAGGGGTGACGATTGGGGGTGAGTCTTGTTGACGTGTCGTCAGAAAAGTGCAGTTCAGGGCCGTAAAATTTAACATTGTTCAACAAGTAAGGAAGTGTAGATTTTTCGCTACTCAGCTTCGTGTGGTAGGGCTGAATGGATTTGGACGGGGTGCTACCCGTGGCGGTGTAGCGTGGAAGAAAAGCGCCTAAACATAAGGGAGTCGGCCGTGGCGAGAGAAAAGCTCCTCATCAACGAGATCGTCGACCCGCTGGCGGCGCGCGTCATCGTCGACGAGGGGGCGGGGGATCCCGACTTGGTGGCGCGCTTCGACGTTGCGGGCGTACCCAGGGTGGATGGGTTCTTGGTCGGCAAGCAGGCCGCGGCGGTGCCCACGATGGTGACGCGGCTGTGCGGGCTGTGCCCGGTCACGCATCATCTGGCCGGCATCGGGGCGCTCGACCAGCTGGTTGGGGTGGCACCCGATGCGGGGGCGCGGCAGGTGCGGCTGCTCATGCATCACGGCAGCGTGCTCGACGTCATGGGGCCGAGGCTCGCGGCGCCGCGGGGTCGCGCGGACGCGGTGGCGCTGCGGATGCTCGGCAAGAAGGTGCTGGCGCTCGCGGGCGTGCCGGGGCACTTTCCGTCCGTGGCAACGCCCGGCGGCGTACGCGTGGCGGCGCTGCCTGGCAACCAGGAGGAGCTGCGGGAGGAGATAAGGCAGGCGCTGCCGGCCGCGCGCGGCATCGTGGAGGGGTTGCTCGCGGCGGCGGGGGAGGACCCGCAGGGGTGGCAGGCCTACGAGGGGGCCGACGTCGTCGTCGCGAACGAGCGCGGCGAGTGGGATCCGCTCGGCGGGTATATCCGCGTGACCTACAACGGTAAGGCCGAACTCGTCCCCGCCGCGGCGGTGCCCGCGCGGATCAGGGAGACAGTGCTCGGTTCGATCACCCCGCGCCCGCAGCTGCTTTTCGACGGCCAATGGCTCGCCTACCGCGTGGGCCCGGCCGCGCGTTACCCGGGCTTAGCAGTAGCGAAGGCGCAGGCCCAGAGTCTGCTCGATTCCCTCGGCGCGATAGGCGAGCTGCTCAAGGAGCCTCTGCCGAAGCCGGGCGAGGGGGTTGCGCTCGATGCGACCCACGACGGATCGGGTGTGGGCCTGGTCGACGGACCCCGCGGCCTGCTTATCCATCACTACACGGTGGAAGACGGCGTGCTCTTTAGATGCGAGATCTTAAGCCCCACGGCGCAGAACGAGCCGTGGTTGGCGGCGATGCTCAGCCGCGCGTACCGGGAGGGCGCGGGCACGGAGGCGATGGAGCTGGCCGTGCGCGCGGCAGACCCCTGCCTGCCGTGCACCCAGGCGCCGCCGGG
This is a stretch of genomic DNA from Corynebacterium vitaeruminis DSM 20294. It encodes these proteins:
- a CDS encoding LPXTG cell wall anchor domain-containing protein, producing MSTKKMSRRIGASAAALALGAGLLLAPSANAAKPGAPVSLKPYCYEHNGNDGKWHLKNPMPDGLVDKCLDEPDVVPDIPIDSSSSSFDDSSSVISSNLSSDDDTSSTVGSAVGTSSELSSEGSSSGSSGLIVPLVVGSALIAGSAASSASSNSSQQAPAQQAPAQQAPAQQAPAQPAAEKPAAEKPAPAAEAPAKAAPAKPAAAATAPTAAQAPKKLANTGVEASDLLLLAVMLTLAGGASLAIARRRA
- the hypB gene encoding hydrogenase nickel incorporation protein HypB gives rise to the protein MGRFHRHADGTVHSHGDHVHGHEHHHHDHDHEVGDHSGYETGRERIDVLEDIFSENDRRAASNRAAFEEHGVVSINVMSSPGAGKTTLLEKTLEHFKGAIRFGVVEGDIETAIDADRLRGFGAQVSLLNTGNGFGGECHLDAPMVSRALEGLDLSALDTVLIENVGNLVCPAEFEVGEHKKVMIASVTEGEDKPLKYPVMFRSVEVVVINKIDLLPYLDFDLELFKKNIRQVNPGATIFEVSTKTGEGLDGWYEWVAAQSGGTQGV
- a CDS encoding hydrogenase small subunit, which gives rise to MDIPGTWGNGTLIENLERKGVSRRDFMKMCSGLAAIFAVGAPLASKAEAQEATKIADALGSVTKPNVAWLQLQECTGCMESVLRSGASTIEDLVLNQLSVNYNELVMAASGEAAEQALKELNEQPHILVVNGSVSLAEDGVYCMIGGKTSKEVLEEAAKNATAILAVGACAVYGSVQAARPNPTHAVGVDEIIKDKPVINVSGCPPIGEVITATISYILTHGDTPDVDAEGRPLFAYDQRIHDSCPRRAHFDAGQFVRTFDDEGARNGWCLYEVGCKGPSTFSPCPIIQWNMKTGWPIGAGHPCIGCTEKDFFDRFTPFYSELPDVRGFGVESTVKKVGWGLVGVAAAGVAAHGGLTMLNEIKVRKANGDLETLEAYAGNESDHPTPPTKATEQ
- the cybH gene encoding Ni/Fe-hydrogenase, b-type cytochrome subunit, with the protein product MTTQVPAPQGAPNNPPNQPPKDQPVLSVISSFPVDVYGQETLIRLASMSPEGSTDPIDLALRRTTDQTLVPESFDPGSAQRPFSIAAVLNAYVRSGRLNLSVMRGDLDAVIAASKSTREQKVLARKHAKSMEKVGRRTVAVAIADLDSEEPGQYQLAGVLSFGVCERRTRLAPTHPGYTRVELWPRALRFQHWLNVLLIIALSFTGYYIMDPFFGPNASQDTGFLMGTIRFIHIASGIGWIALGLWRLSLTVFAKERQMRWRSLWPIYNKQDLKNLLGTAQFYMFIKREGPQYVGHNGLQQLTYTGIYALCIVQMLTGLALYGLYEQGNWFFHLVSYPVHWFGIPGIRLFHAVVMFIIWAFVVIHVYLAFRADNLEDHGGVSSMINGAVWLPTGSMPVDASEIE
- a CDS encoding hydrogenase maturation nickel metallochaperone HypA/HybF; its protein translation is MHELSLLNGVVSKVDEVAQGRSVRAVGLIVGKRSGVLVDALEASWPIAQAGTVCDGASLDIEEVEATVWCPTCDSEQEIDEYFALTCPVCGTPTADLRRGQEFSLAWIDVE
- a CDS encoding hydrogenase maturation protease yields the protein MTDDGVGLAVLAKLVDAKVPGVKYIDGGTSGMEILPDIQDATRLLVLDGIKDPDEPPGTVLVLEGDQLPRLRKSALSPHQVGLLDLLSTARLLGSEPEEVVVVGVVAQDVELHVGMTEKVAAAVPVAVDKAKKVLASWTS
- a CDS encoding nickel-dependent hydrogenase large subunit, which encodes MAERIVVDPLTRIEGHLRIEMEVDGGEIKEAWSEATQFRGIETIVQDRDPRDVWAFVGRICGVCTATHSVASIIAVEDAIDTQIPKQAQLVRDLLLAAQEVHDHVVHFYHLHALDWVNVASAAKADPQKAVDFAHSIGSTWKGNSLENFTKVKETVQGILDSGQLSIFTGGYWDHPDYRLPPEANLMAVSHYLDALQFQRSIIRITTVFGGKNPHPNFLVGGMACSIDPEKSETVNQVRLDEIQGWAEEIENFVTGCYLPDALAIMGVYKDYFEIGKSADTFLAVGMAGAAIRGDNLERSMSYGHPEVTPGVILDGDYTQLHPLEADKIKEFVASSWLDYSVGNDEGLEPSQGETTPNYTGPKPPVTWLADNKEYTWSKAPRYDGRPTQVGPVARVLLAYLQNEPETKKIVDDAFAKLGITVEKMNSTGGRTLARAVEAATASTNLLNTLLPEFIKGIKEGDFDVFNPKKWEPGSWPKESSGFSMIEVARGTLSHYVTIKDEKVARYQAVVPSTWLSGGRDAEGKRGPYEEALAGGGHPLENPKEPLEVLRTIHSFDPCMSCAVHLMDTEGEELFKVMTQ
- a CDS encoding nickel-dependent hydrogenase large subunit, translated to MAREKLLINEIVDPLAARVIVDEGAGDPDLVARFDVAGVPRVDGFLVGKQAAAVPTMVTRLCGLCPVTHHLAGIGALDQLVGVAPDAGARQVRLLMHHGSVLDVMGPRLAAPRGRADAVALRMLGKKVLALAGVPGHFPSVATPGGVRVAALPGNQEELREEIRQALPAARGIVEGLLAAAGEDPQGWQAYEGADVVVANERGEWDPLGGYIRVTYNGKAELVPAAAVPARIRETVLGSITPRPQLLFDGQWLAYRVGPAARYPGLAVAKAQAQSLLDSLGAIGELLKEPLPKPGEGVALDATHDGSGVGLVDGPRGLLIHHYTVEDGVLFRCEILSPTAQNEPWLAAMLSRAYREGAGTEAMELAVRAADPCLPCTQAPPGMMNIQVVRAGE